From the Buteo buteo chromosome 1, bButBut1.hap1.1, whole genome shotgun sequence genome, one window contains:
- the ATOH1 gene encoding transcription factor ATOH1, producing MSLPRAAWAEGARELAAPEPPRGPESGGCGFGPGWLGVCCAARLPAASPRYLLPGEEEEEAAAAAAAAAEGSAARGGGSSPGGARGAAAGGGRPRGGGGGPGLRAQVSGVQKQRRLAANARERRRMHGLNHAFDQLRNVIPSFNNDKKLSKYETLQMAQIYISALAELLHSPDAPPDAPGKAEHRGAPFESPCAAGAGAGAGPPPGPPAPQPGPPRASPPGHGRTRFPPPPPAAGGYSVQLDPLHFPAFAEGALMGQRAPSPALLMPQPGQPPQERSKTSPRSHRSDGEFSPRSHYSDSDEAS from the coding sequence ATGAGCCTGCCGCGGGCCGCGTGGGCCGAGGGCGCGCGGGAGCTGGCGGCACCGGAGCCGCCGCGGGGGCCGGAGTCGGGCGGCTGCGGCTTCGGGCCGGGCTGGCTGGGCGTGTGCTGCGCCGCGCGGCTGCCCGCTGCCTCGCCCCGCTACCTGCTGCccggcgaggaggaggaggaggcggcggcggcggcggcggcggcggccgaggggagcgcggcgcggggcggcgggagcagccccggcggggcgcggggcgcggcggcgggcggcgggcggccgcggggcggcggcggcgggcccggcctGCGGGCGCAGGTGAGCGGCGTGCAGAAGCAGCGGCGGCTGGCGGCCAACgcgcgggagcggcggcggaTGCACGGGCTGAACCACGCCTTCGACCAGCTGCGCAACGTCATCCCCTCCTTCAACAACGACAAGAAGCTCTCCAAGTACGAGACGCTGCAGATGGCGCAGATCTACATCAGCGCCCTGGCCGAGCTGCTGCACAGCCCCGACGCCCCCCCCGACGCCCCCGGCAAGGCCGAGCACCGCGGGGCTCCCTTCGAGTcgccctgcgccgccggggccggggccggggccgggccgccgccggggccgccggcgCCGCAGCCGGGGCCGCCGAGAGCCTCGCCCCCCGGCCACGGCAGGACTCGcttccccccgccgccgccggccgcggggGGCTACTCGGTGCAGCTCGACCCGCTGCACTTCCCCGCCTTTGCGGAGGGCGCCCTGATGGGACAGAGAGCCCCTTCCCCCGCCCTCCTCATGCCGCAGCCCGGGCAGCCGCCGCAAGAGAGGAGCAAAACGTCGCCCCGGTCCCACAGGAGCGACGGGGAGTTCTCGCCCCGCTCCCACTACAGCGACTCCGACGAGGCCAGCTAG